In Desulfurococcaceae archaeon, one genomic interval encodes:
- a CDS encoding nickel-dependent hydrogenase large subunit — protein MERRLLRVEGEGEVVIEVENSLVKRVRFKVVEAPRFFNYIVRNLHYSQIPDLVSRICGFCGVSYVLVATKAFERCLGLNVPEDVEALRTALHLAERVKSHVLHVLFMSLPDITRAKNIGVLASRNPKIVNYGLKVLQWARDAMTVLGGRFHNAVTIRPGGVYFTPVEDEVRKLSEVLAREILPLASEFTKFVLSLKSIPDEVHKYSLVTVNDAKNDYPHLGTGVCMNGDVYDAVKFYEELVKEEVVPDSTSLQYSIKGKGFLVGPLARYNTSFSKLVGEAQDLAKIYSWTPPLKNIHQGVIARVLELLDALLRLKEFLSNYRKPLNQYVEPVAYVDDVCAFVVEAPRGVLYHYYELDDNLKVKKARIVTPTAQNIATAQELAKALINRPYSEAVVEEANRLITAFDPCLSCAVHVEVLR, from the coding sequence GTGGAGAGGAGGTTGCTCCGCGTTGAAGGTGAAGGCGAGGTAGTCATAGAAGTAGAGAACAGCCTCGTTAAGAGAGTGCGCTTTAAGGTCGTAGAGGCGCCGAGATTCTTCAACTATATAGTACGTAACCTGCATTACTCCCAGATACCGGACTTAGTTAGCAGAATTTGTGGCTTTTGTGGAGTCTCATATGTTCTCGTCGCTACTAAGGCGTTTGAGAGGTGTCTCGGTTTAAATGTACCGGAAGATGTTGAGGCCCTGAGAACTGCTCTCCACCTAGCTGAAAGAGTGAAGAGCCACGTACTACACGTGCTTTTCATGTCTTTACCCGACATTACGAGGGCTAAAAATATCGGCGTACTAGCATCCCGTAACCCGAAAATAGTGAACTACGGTTTAAAGGTATTGCAGTGGGCCCGAGACGCGATGACCGTCCTTGGCGGTAGATTCCACAATGCCGTTACCATTAGACCTGGTGGTGTCTACTTTACCCCAGTAGAAGATGAGGTGCGGAAATTATCGGAAGTGCTGGCGAGGGAGATATTGCCGCTTGCCAGTGAATTCACTAAGTTCGTGCTGTCTCTAAAAAGTATACCCGACGAAGTTCACAAGTATAGCCTGGTCACGGTGAATGACGCGAAAAATGATTACCCCCACCTGGGCACGGGGGTTTGCATGAACGGGGATGTCTATGATGCCGTTAAGTTTTACGAAGAGCTCGTAAAAGAAGAAGTGGTACCGGACTCTACATCGTTACAGTACAGCATCAAGGGAAAAGGCTTCTTGGTGGGACCGCTGGCGAGGTATAACACTTCGTTTAGCAAGCTTGTAGGCGAAGCACAGGACTTAGCGAAAATCTACTCGTGGACTCCGCCTCTGAAGAACATTCACCAGGGCGTAATCGCCAGAGTACTTGAGCTACTAGACGCGTTATTAAGGCTTAAGGAGTTCCTTAGTAACTACAGGAAGCCGCTAAATCAATACGTAGAGCCAGTAGCGTACGTGGATGATGTCTGTGCTTTCGTGGTCGAGGCACCTCGTGGAGTGCTATATCACTACTACGAGCTTGACGATAACTTAAAAGTTAAGAAGGCGAGGATTGTGACGCCGACCGCACAGAACATCGCTACAGCACAGGAACTGGCGAAGGCGCTCATCAATAGACCTTACAGCGAGGCGGTAGTCGAAGAAGCTAATAGATTAATAACAGCATTTGACCCGTGTTTATCGTGTGCAG